The DNA region TGCAACACGAACaaagagaagaaaaaggaaatgGCAACACTGATTAGTCAGGATCCAAAAGAAGGCCATAGTAAAGCTGGAGGTAATAATATCTCACCATCAGTAAAAAGCCGCTAATTGCAAGGCTTTTGATGTCACTTAGGCTTCCCAATAACTGCTTGACATAGCTTTCCTTGTGAAGCGCAATTGGATCCAAATGATATGCTTTACCTTTGTGATAAGGAAAGAGAACGGCCCCCTCCAAATTGGGGGCATCAAAATTAATGTCTTTAAAGTCCCCGACAACATAAATATGTTTCAGTTTAGGAGCTTGAACGTTTAGATGGTTGATGCCCTCAAAATAAGACAGTTTCAAATAATTCAGTACGGGGCAAAACGAGACCAGATTTTGGATGTCCAAGTCTGTGGAGGAGAATTTTATCAGGTTGAGGTGAGTTAATCTCTTGAAACCTTGGAATACCCGGGGCAACCTGATGATGCAGTTTTGCAGGTAGAGAAGCTTCAAATCGCCGATAGAAAATAGACATGAGGGAATCCTATACCCTGGCCCAGAGTTCAACTCGATTCTAACTGATCTTGGTGATCTCCTAGAAAGCATGAGCATCCACCTGCCGAACTCGTCATGGTAAGTTTTGCTACCTGAAATCTCGAACTTCTCTACAGTTCCGTTGTAGAGTGATAGCACCATATCGACTAATGTGACGAACTTGGGTTTTGCAAAATTTCCATCACGCAGAAATATTTTTGGCATATTAGTCCATGCATCCCTCCAAGTACTTGACAAGGTGCTAGTCCTAACCGCTTCTTCGACATTCAAACGGGAGAGGATGTCGCCCTTTATCTCTGGAGGCAAACTGCTCAGTCTGTCTGAACTCACAACAGATGTAGATTCCACCATGGCCTTTTTACAGGTACTCATTGCTTCAGAATCCGGATTAAGCTGTCCTAACATTTCCAGAATACAGGGAGCCTATATTAGCGTGCAGTCTACCATATATCACTAAAAATACAACACATGCTGAAATTAAATGGTTCACTAACTAAGTTGCTTGTTCATAGAAAAAATAGGAACAACCGAGAGATGGCAGTTTAGGGAAGCAAGTCCGGTATGTTTCTATAAACAGAACTGAATTTGACTACTGCATTGGTAAGCTCAAAAGCTTGATTATCATTTGACATGTGCTACAATACCCTAATTTGTGATCTTGAATAGCAACCATTTCCCATGCTGCAAGTTCGAAAGGGGTTTCTTTTGTTGAATATGCATTTGCCATCAATCCATCATGCTCCAAGCTGAAAGTGTGGATTTAGCAGTTTTGTCATTTTGGTTTAAACATTAACTATAAAGTCATGATTATGTGTGGTCATActaagtactccctccattccataatataagatgttattaCATCCTTTATCtatatatatttattttcttctctATTCTTCTACTAATAAAGGGAATAGGTATTCTTGGTCCGTCGCGACATTTTACAGTAACACCCTTGACTTTTAGTACAATCTACCCGCAGTAAAAAAATGGTTCGGCAAAAAAATGAACGGTTGATGCCTGCCCACGGACTCGAACTCTGGTTGGCAGAAAAGGAGCACAACTTACCGATTAGCCAACTCAAGCAGCCCATGTTACGTGAAAAAAACAATGTTTAATAGATTATAGTAAGCCGGACTATGTTTCCATTGCTTCATGCGTCCTTCACACGCACGGGGGCTTGCATGGCCTGGACCGGCCCATGCACGCAACCGCTCATGGGCCTTCCATCCGATAAATCAGCCAACATGTTATGATAAATCAACACAAAGTTAGTCCCACCTTGGCCCCTTGCATCGAATACTTTCCAATTTATATACGCCTTTAAGTTTTGTGGGTAACAGGAAGCTCTCTCCGGAATTAATTAGGGAAGGGTGAGGAATGATTCCAGAAATAAGGAAGGAACGTTTCTTGCCTATCCACAGAATAAATCTGGTGTTCGATCATCAATTATCCATGTGAAAGAGAAATAAGGAATGGAAACTGGCCTCTCCACAAAATAAATTAGTGGCGAGAGTGAATTCCAGTGGTACTGGAAAG from Triticum urartu cultivar G1812 unplaced genomic scaffold, Tu2.1 TuUngrouped_contig_4550, whole genome shotgun sequence includes:
- the LOC125527989 gene encoding F-box/FBD/LRR-repeat protein At1g13570-like isoform X2; translation: MSTCKKAMVESTSVVSSDRLSSLPPEIKGDILSRLNVEEAVRTSTLSSTWRDAWTNMPKIFLRDGNFAKPKFVTLVDMVLSLYNGTVEKFEISGSKTYHDEFGRWMLMLSRRSPRSVRIELNSGPGYRIPSCLFSIGDLKLLYLQNCIIRLPRVFQGFKRLTHLNLIKFSSTDLDIQNLVSFCPVLNYLKLSYFEGINHLNVQAPKLKHIYVVGDFKDINFDAPNLEGAVLFPYHKGKAYHLDPIALHKESYVKQLLGSLSDIKSLAISGFLLMYLSKGLILTNLPAVFTRLESIYLAICFGDERQLLAACSLFQNAPNLKKLDIWRPSSSSWVQDQVQDQASIPELTMQVQLDHLVTASVKGFRGLDCEVDFVAKLLSWAPALEEVKIEWKGKTECSMVLAKLLALPRVSPRAKVIVTF
- the LOC125527989 gene encoding F-box/FBD/LRR-repeat protein At1g13570-like isoform X1 → MLGQLNPDSEAMSTCKKAMVESTSVVSSDRLSSLPPEIKGDILSRLNVEEAVRTSTLSSTWRDAWTNMPKIFLRDGNFAKPKFVTLVDMVLSLYNGTVEKFEISGSKTYHDEFGRWMLMLSRRSPRSVRIELNSGPGYRIPSCLFSIGDLKLLYLQNCIIRLPRVFQGFKRLTHLNLIKFSSTDLDIQNLVSFCPVLNYLKLSYFEGINHLNVQAPKLKHIYVVGDFKDINFDAPNLEGAVLFPYHKGKAYHLDPIALHKESYVKQLLGSLSDIKSLAISGFLLMYLSKGLILTNLPAVFTRLESIYLAICFGDERQLLAACSLFQNAPNLKKLDIWRPSSSSWVQDQVQDQASIPELTMQVQLDHLVTASVKGFRGLDCEVDFVAKLLSWAPALEEVKIEWKGKTECSMVLAKLLALPRVSPRAKVIVTF